One stretch of Tepiditoga spiralis DNA includes these proteins:
- a CDS encoding DUF401 family protein, with amino-acid sequence MATLSILLGFLSLIITIKFFKKVYIGVFSALLTTAFIFFKPSFIVEGFIKTISGTSFYELIIIVTGIYLISDTMKISENSNKFAENIHSIFNSKQAIAFMPMFLGLLPMPGGAMFTAPMVKDIAEEKNIDNLTAASMNYWFRHLMEFFWILYPAVILFSSLTNIKITKILLINIPTGVFAFIGGWIFFKVGKIKFSGTLENWKNLLKSLIPIIAVMIGVILSIPGWIVVLVVSISYAIYYKNFSGLVKIKWEILILLLLVFSYKNFVELSGLSKSFVNELQSMGLSPWWIIILAPLTLGMITGITQAAFAVTMPLTVSLVTAGVLPLMAAGITTYYFSVVGVLLSPVHLCLLLTSDFFEVKMENMIKKILIPMIFSSFGYLLMMFILLK; translated from the coding sequence ATGGCTACTTTGTCTATATTGTTGGGATTTTTATCGCTTATAATAACCATTAAGTTTTTCAAAAAAGTTTATATTGGGGTATTTAGTGCATTATTAACGACCGCTTTTATTTTTTTTAAACCAAGTTTTATTGTTGAAGGATTTATAAAAACTATATCTGGTACAAGTTTTTATGAATTAATAATAATAGTAACTGGGATTTACTTAATATCAGATACAATGAAAATTTCTGAAAATTCAAATAAATTTGCAGAAAATATACATTCAATATTCAATAGTAAGCAGGCAATAGCTTTTATGCCTATGTTTTTGGGATTATTGCCTATGCCTGGCGGTGCTATGTTTACTGCTCCAATGGTAAAAGACATAGCAGAAGAAAAAAACATAGATAATTTAACTGCAGCATCCATGAATTATTGGTTTAGACACTTAATGGAGTTTTTTTGGATATTATATCCAGCTGTAATTTTATTTAGTTCTTTAACAAATATAAAGATTACAAAAATACTTTTAATAAATATACCAACAGGAGTTTTTGCTTTTATTGGAGGATGGATTTTTTTTAAAGTTGGAAAGATAAAGTTTTCTGGTACATTAGAAAATTGGAAAAACCTGTTAAAATCATTAATTCCAATAATTGCTGTTATGATAGGAGTCATATTAAGTATACCAGGTTGGATAGTTGTTCTTGTTGTTTCAATATCTTATGCCATTTATTATAAAAATTTCTCTGGATTAGTGAAAATAAAATGGGAAATCTTAATATTATTATTATTAGTCTTTTCTTATAAAAATTTTGTTGAATTATCCGGATTATCTAAATCTTTTGTAAACGAACTACAAAGTATGGGATTAAGTCCTTGGTGGATAATAATTTTAGCTCCCTTAACATTAGGTATGATCACTGGAATAACTCAAGCCGCTTTTGCGGTAACTATGCCTCTTACAGTTTCACTTGTAACAGCTGGTGTTTTGCCATTAATGGCTGCCGGAATTACAACTTATTATTTTTCTGTAGTTGGTGTACTACTATCTCCTGTTCATTTATGTTTACTTTTAACTTCTGATTTTTTTGAAGTTAAAATGGAAAATATGATAAAGAAAATATTAATACCAATGATTTTTTCATCTTTTGGTTATTTACTAATGATGTTCATTTTATTAAAGTAA
- a CDS encoding methyl-accepting chemotaxis protein: MKKGSILFKLTLLSTLGIVTVVIALIILSTNSLNKYANAVINSTDQILTNDIETKNKKDANYLKSYGESIADYLGKISADPIWNFNTDLLNGYVENVIKLPNIVYAVVYDDSGSLLAGEKKGSNVISYKADIMYGDKKIGKVELGLDKNYLLTLQVENKKTKESLLSKFNKDSKDNISKAMIYQSIVALIIGAIIIIIIVLFILKIVKPLQKMNVLVKELSKGKGDLTVRLNIKTKDEIGVLASSFNDFIESLSELVKININSSKEIQNSSEYLAKTTLDQREYIKNVVEEMNIINQNSQNISASLEELNAGVADFSEGTQTVSESSKNLSNETQNVQKFIKNIGKTVEKTVKVMNNINKEMNNTVNSINNVNKYAQNIEDIVSTISSITEQTNLLALNAAIEAARAGEAGKGFAVVADEIRKLAEESKEATDNIAQILDSIKNGTQDAQKKVNVVLKDVGNAVETTNEISGEQEKVIELVSKMSDMANRNSQISQEQTTASNEMSQAIGTAATSVSDIVEKLDKISEDLNEINNEIEVLNNSSDKLKENANILVEQMNNFKV; encoded by the coding sequence ATGAAAAAAGGCAGTATACTTTTTAAATTAACATTATTAAGTACATTGGGGATTGTCACAGTTGTTATTGCTTTAATAATTCTATCTACTAATTCTTTAAACAAATATGCAAATGCTGTAATAAATTCCACAGATCAAATTTTAACAAATGATATTGAAACCAAAAACAAAAAAGATGCTAATTATTTAAAAAGTTATGGAGAAAGTATAGCGGATTATCTTGGGAAAATATCTGCAGATCCAATTTGGAACTTTAATACAGATCTTTTAAATGGATATGTTGAAAATGTAATTAAACTTCCAAATATTGTATATGCAGTAGTTTATGATGATTCTGGAAGCTTACTCGCAGGTGAAAAAAAAGGATCTAATGTAATATCTTATAAAGCAGATATAATGTATGGAGATAAAAAAATAGGAAAGGTTGAACTTGGATTGGATAAAAATTATTTATTAACTCTCCAAGTTGAAAATAAAAAAACAAAAGAATCATTGTTAAGTAAATTTAATAAAGATTCAAAAGATAACATTTCTAAAGCTATGATATATCAATCAATAGTTGCTTTAATAATAGGTGCAATTATTATTATAATAATAGTTTTATTTATTTTAAAAATAGTAAAACCACTACAAAAAATGAATGTTCTTGTTAAAGAACTATCAAAAGGAAAGGGTGATTTAACAGTAAGATTAAATATAAAAACTAAAGATGAAATAGGTGTATTGGCATCTTCTTTCAATGATTTTATTGAGAGCCTTTCTGAATTAGTAAAGATAAATATAAATTCATCAAAAGAAATACAAAACTCTTCTGAATATCTTGCCAAAACGACATTAGATCAAAGAGAATATATTAAAAATGTTGTTGAAGAGATGAATATAATAAATCAAAATTCTCAAAATATTTCAGCTTCACTTGAAGAATTAAATGCAGGTGTTGCAGATTTTTCAGAAGGTACACAAACGGTTTCTGAGAGTTCAAAAAACTTATCAAATGAAACTCAAAATGTTCAAAAATTTATAAAAAATATTGGAAAAACAGTTGAAAAGACAGTAAAAGTTATGAACAATATAAATAAAGAAATGAACAATACTGTAAATAGTATAAATAATGTAAACAAATATGCGCAAAATATAGAAGATATAGTAAGTACAATTTCATCTATTACAGAGCAAACAAATTTATTAGCATTAAATGCAGCAATAGAAGCAGCAAGAGCTGGAGAAGCAGGAAAAGGATTTGCCGTGGTAGCAGATGAAATAAGAAAACTTGCAGAAGAATCTAAAGAAGCAACAGATAATATAGCTCAAATACTTGACTCTATAAAAAATGGTACTCAAGATGCACAAAAAAAAGTGAATGTAGTATTGAAAGATGTTGGAAATGCTGTTGAAACAACCAATGAAATTAGTGGAGAACAAGAAAAAGTAATTGAATTAGTTTCAAAAATGAGTGATATGGCAAATAGAAATTCTCAAATTTCTCAAGAACAAACTACAGCCTCAAATGAAATGTCTCAAGCAATTGGGACTGCTGCTACAAGTGTTTCTGATATAGTTGAAAAATTGGATAAAATCTCAGAAGATTTAAATGAAATAAATAATGAAATTGAAGTTTTGAATAATTCAAGTGATAAATTAAAAGAAAATGCAAATATTCTTGTTGAACAAATGAATAACTTTAAAGTTTAG
- a CDS encoding DUF2804 domain-containing protein — MKTLIKKRKKLCCENGNLNLETIGYEKYPHIISNLKGIRKKRFNFWTVKNDIFLFSIAIVDVDYTGKGILFFYDRVRKEYFEEVIEVPFAKNFKLSEFVYGNSSMKKGEYQISNEYIRNNAILKADTKKFKVDIEVKYPENVESLNLIVPWNNKKFHFTSKQNCLPAMGRINIEGRIYSFHIKNTLASFDYGRGIWPYKTFWNWASFSGFKDGEKFGINLGYGWTKGSGVNENCVFYDNKMYKLNDEVEFIYDKLDKEVIIKSSEVDIVFKTEYIREEKTNVVVLKSNLKQAIGSFSGIIKFKNKEIEFKDIFGIIEEHKARW, encoded by the coding sequence ATGAAAACTTTAATAAAAAAAAGAAAAAAATTATGCTGTGAAAATGGTAATTTAAATTTAGAAACAATTGGATATGAAAAGTATCCACATATTATAAGTAATTTAAAAGGAATTAGAAAGAAAAGATTTAATTTTTGGACAGTAAAAAATGATATTTTTTTATTTTCTATTGCAATAGTGGATGTTGATTATACAGGAAAAGGAATATTATTTTTTTATGATAGAGTGAGAAAAGAATACTTTGAAGAAGTAATAGAAGTTCCATTTGCTAAAAATTTTAAGTTATCTGAATTTGTATATGGAAATAGCAGTATGAAAAAAGGAGAGTATCAAATTTCTAATGAATACATTAGAAATAATGCAATATTAAAAGCTGATACTAAGAAATTTAAGGTAGACATAGAAGTTAAATATCCTGAAAACGTTGAGAGTTTAAACTTAATTGTACCTTGGAATAATAAAAAATTTCATTTTACTTCAAAACAAAATTGTTTACCTGCAATGGGAAGAATTAATATTGAAGGTAGAATTTATTCTTTTCATATAAAAAATACACTTGCTTCTTTTGATTATGGAAGAGGAATTTGGCCATACAAAACATTTTGGAATTGGGCATCGTTTTCGGGATTTAAAGATGGAGAAAAGTTTGGAATAAATCTTGGTTATGGTTGGACAAAAGGTAGTGGAGTGAATGAAAATTGTGTGTTTTATGATAATAAAATGTATAAACTCAATGATGAAGTTGAATTTATTTATGATAAATTAGATAAAGAAGTTATAATAAAATCTTCAGAAGTTGATATAGTTTTTAAAACAGAATATATCCGAGAAGAAAAAACAAATGTTGTAGTTTTAAAATCAAATTTAAAACAAGCAATTGGAAGTTTTTCTGGAATAATTAAATTTAAAAATAAAGAGATTGAATTTAAAGATATTTTTGGAATAATTGAAGAACATAAAGCAAGATGGTAA
- a CDS encoding MATE family efflux transporter has product MNKNSKILGSESIWKLLIKLSLPATIGMMVQALYNLVDTIFVGRGVGTLGITGITLSFPVQMIVMAIAQMIGIGGASIISRALGEKNAQKAEKTMGNIFTLVILMSATISILGLIFINPLLSLLGTNSVSINAAKDYLSIILFGTIFFSFSMASNNIVRAEGNAKTAMYTMLISAGLNIILDPIFIFILHLGIKGAAIATVLSQATTALYLIYYFLSGKSSIKLHFKNFKLKSGIITEIMAIGSSAFVRQSAGSLLTIILNNILMVYGGVLYVAVYGLTNRLLMFVLMPLFGIAQGFQPIAGFNYGAKNYSRVKDVTKASIITTTILSSIGFFILILFPKQLLSVFTTDTNLILTASNVLKIIILFLPLIGIQIIGATMFQAIGKAFSSLILAMSRQIIFLIPLIYIMPIFFGINGVWISFPISDFLATLLTSILFYFQMKKFNTNSTLSKDINL; this is encoded by the coding sequence GTGAATAAAAATAGTAAAATACTTGGTAGTGAATCAATTTGGAAATTATTAATTAAATTATCTTTACCAGCAACAATAGGTATGATGGTTCAGGCCTTATACAATTTGGTAGATACCATCTTTGTTGGAAGAGGCGTAGGAACTCTGGGAATTACAGGAATTACACTTTCATTTCCTGTTCAAATGATAGTTATGGCAATAGCTCAAATGATAGGTATTGGTGGAGCTTCTATAATTTCAAGAGCTTTAGGAGAAAAAAACGCACAAAAAGCTGAAAAAACCATGGGAAATATTTTTACTCTTGTTATTTTAATGAGTGCAACTATTTCTATTCTTGGATTAATTTTTATAAATCCTTTGTTATCCTTACTTGGAACAAATTCTGTATCTATAAATGCAGCAAAAGATTATTTAAGTATTATTTTATTCGGTACTATTTTCTTTTCTTTTTCTATGGCTTCAAACAATATAGTTAGAGCTGAAGGTAATGCAAAAACTGCTATGTATACTATGCTAATTTCAGCAGGTTTAAATATAATTTTAGATCCAATTTTTATTTTTATACTACATCTTGGAATAAAAGGTGCTGCTATTGCAACTGTTTTATCTCAAGCAACAACAGCTCTTTATTTAATTTATTATTTTTTGAGTGGAAAAAGCTCTATAAAATTACACTTTAAAAATTTTAAATTAAAATCAGGTATAATTACTGAAATAATGGCAATTGGATCTTCTGCTTTCGTAAGACAATCTGCTGGTAGTTTATTAACAATTATTTTAAATAATATCTTAATGGTTTATGGTGGAGTTCTTTATGTCGCAGTGTATGGATTAACAAATAGACTTTTAATGTTTGTTTTAATGCCACTTTTTGGAATAGCTCAAGGATTCCAACCCATTGCAGGTTTTAATTATGGAGCTAAAAATTATTCTAGAGTAAAAGATGTTACAAAAGCTTCTATAATTACAACAACTATATTATCTTCAATTGGATTTTTTATTTTGATACTTTTCCCAAAACAATTATTAAGTGTATTTACAACAGATACAAATTTGATTTTAACAGCATCAAATGTTTTAAAAATAATAATATTATTTTTACCATTAATTGGTATTCAAATAATAGGAGCAACTATGTTCCAAGCTATTGGAAAAGCTTTTTCATCTTTAATTTTAGCTATGTCAAGACAAATAATTTTCTTAATACCCTTAATTTATATAATGCCAATATTTTTTGGAATAAACGGAGTTTGGATATCATTTCCAATATCTGATTTCTTAGCAACGTTATTAACTTCAATATTATTTTATTTTCAAATGAAAAAGTTTAATACAAATTCAACTTTATCAAAAGATATAAATTTATAA
- a CDS encoding MarR family winged helix-turn-helix transcriptional regulator, with translation MNESFGKTISHISKKMYMYLNKNLEKYSISKGQIHFLMLLYRKGNGLTQEQISKFLDIDKANTTRALKKLIENGYVEKKRDEKDKRIFRVYLTDKGLNLKPKIKEILNELDQKLTFGITQKEIEQVLSTLEKVDKNLLKIQEGDICE, from the coding sequence ATGAATGAATCATTTGGAAAAACAATTTCTCATATCTCAAAAAAAATGTATATGTATTTAAATAAAAATTTAGAAAAATATAGTATAAGTAAAGGTCAAATTCATTTTTTAATGTTGTTATACAGAAAAGGAAATGGATTAACTCAAGAACAAATAAGTAAATTCTTAGATATAGATAAAGCAAATACAACAAGGGCTTTAAAAAAATTAATAGAAAATGGGTACGTAGAAAAAAAACGTGACGAAAAAGATAAAAGAATTTTTAGAGTTTATTTAACTGATAAAGGATTAAATTTAAAACCAAAAATAAAAGAAATCTTAAATGAATTAGACCAAAAGTTAACTTTTGGTATTACTCAAAAAGAAATTGAACAAGTATTATCTACTTTAGAAAAAGTAGATAAAAATTTATTAAAAATACAAGAAGGTGATATATGTGAATAA
- a CDS encoding HAD-IA family hydrolase has product MKYKGFIWDLGGTLFDTYPGMVFAFKKALLDYNIAEKDINILEKIRISKKTGIEYFKKKYNLKNEFIKNVELYEKKINLKDRPPFPYIIEVLKYINENGGKNFIFTHRNKESVFQLLNFYDLKKYFFEIKSIEDGLKRKPNKEGYEYFKKKYNLKWIAIGDREIDIQAGINCKIDTVYFNIFGEKNILAKYSIKHFKEFYRILNDL; this is encoded by the coding sequence ATGAAATACAAAGGATTTATATGGGATTTGGGAGGAACTTTATTTGATACTTATCCTGGAATGGTATTTGCTTTTAAAAAAGCGTTGTTAGATTATAACATTGCCGAAAAAGATATTAATATATTAGAAAAAATAAGGATTTCTAAAAAAACAGGCATTGAATATTTTAAAAAAAAATATAATTTAAAAAATGAATTTATAAAAAATGTAGAATTATACGAAAAAAAAATAAATTTAAAAGATAGACCTCCTTTTCCATACATAATAGAAGTTTTAAAATATATAAATGAAAATGGAGGAAAAAACTTTATTTTTACACATAGAAATAAAGAATCTGTTTTTCAGCTTTTAAATTTTTATGATTTAAAAAAATATTTTTTTGAAATAAAAAGTATAGAAGATGGATTGAAAAGAAAACCTAATAAAGAAGGTTATGAATATTTTAAAAAAAAATATAATTTAAAATGGATTGCAATTGGAGATAGAGAAATTGATATACAAGCAGGAATAAATTGTAAAATAGATACTGTTTATTTTAATATTTTTGGTGAAAAAAATATTTTAGCTAAATATTCAATAAAACATTTTAAAGAGTTTTATAGAATCTTAAATGATTTATGA
- a CDS encoding 6-phosphofructokinase, with protein sequence MNKEIRKIALLTGGGDCPGLNAVIRAVTRTAILKHGYEVIGYKFGYRGLYNNDYIPMTTKTVSGILHKGGTILYSSNKDNLFDYQVEENGKMVKKDVSDVAVENLKREGVDVLVIMGGDGTLTSARDFARKGVNVIGIPKTIDNDLAATDLTFGFQSAVNVVTEALDRLHTTAESHHRVMILEVMGRNAGWIALHSGLAGSADVILIPEIPYDLDRVVNKIKQRSNSGKQFSIIVVAEGAKPKGGEVVVNKVVKDSPDPIRLGGIGNKLAADLEKRISDHEIRCTVLGHLQRGGNTSAFDRVLSTRYGVAAVDLIHNRDFGKMVALQGNKIVSVSLEDVIGTTKTVDPNGELVRVAQSIGVSFGD encoded by the coding sequence ATGAACAAGGAAATTAGAAAAATAGCACTTTTAACTGGCGGAGGAGACTGTCCGGGGCTCAATGCTGTTATTCGTGCTGTAACCAGAACAGCTATATTAAAACATGGTTATGAAGTCATTGGTTACAAATTTGGATACAGAGGTCTTTATAACAACGATTACATACCAATGACAACGAAAACGGTTTCCGGAATTCTACACAAAGGGGGTACCATTCTTTATAGTTCTAACAAAGATAACTTATTTGATTATCAAGTAGAAGAAAATGGGAAAATGGTAAAAAAAGATGTTTCAGATGTTGCCGTTGAAAACTTAAAAAGAGAAGGCGTTGATGTTTTAGTAATAATGGGTGGTGACGGAACATTAACGAGTGCAAGAGACTTTGCAAGAAAAGGAGTAAATGTTATAGGTATTCCTAAAACTATTGATAATGATTTAGCTGCAACAGATCTTACTTTTGGTTTTCAATCCGCAGTTAATGTAGTTACAGAAGCTTTGGATAGATTACATACAACAGCTGAATCTCATCATAGGGTAATGATACTTGAAGTTATGGGAAGAAATGCAGGATGGATTGCACTTCATTCAGGTCTTGCAGGATCTGCTGATGTTATATTAATACCAGAAATTCCTTATGATTTAGATAGAGTAGTTAATAAAATAAAACAAAGAAGTAATTCAGGTAAACAATTTAGTATAATAGTAGTAGCTGAAGGAGCTAAACCAAAAGGCGGAGAAGTAGTGGTAAATAAAGTTGTAAAAGATAGTCCTGATCCTATAAGACTTGGTGGAATAGGAAATAAACTTGCTGCAGATCTGGAAAAAAGAATTTCTGATCATGAAATAAGATGTACTGTTCTTGGTCATCTTCAAAGAGGTGGAAATACTAGTGCTTTTGATAGAGTTCTTTCAACAAGATATGGTGTTGCAGCAGTTGATTTAATTCATAATAGAGACTTTGGTAAAATGGTTGCCTTACAGGGAAATAAAATAGTTAGTGTTTCGCTTGAAGACGTAATTGGAACTACAAAAACAGTTGATCCTAATGGTGAATTAGTAAGAGTAGCTCAAAGTATAGGTGTTTCATTTGGAGATTAA
- the groES gene encoding co-chaperone GroES, with protein sequence MMVKPLGNRLLIKPVVEEKKTAGGLVLPDSATEKPQKAVIVEVGTLDEDCTLKVGDKVIFAKYSGTEIKIEDEDHIIIDVDDVLAKVED encoded by the coding sequence ATGATGGTAAAACCTCTCGGTAATAGATTACTTATTAAACCAGTTGTAGAAGAAAAGAAAACAGCAGGAGGACTTGTACTTCCAGATTCAGCTACTGAAAAGCCACAAAAAGCAGTTATTGTAGAAGTAGGAACACTTGATGAAGATTGTACTTTAAAAGTTGGCGACAAAGTTATCTTTGCAAAGTACTCAGGAACTGAAATCAAAATTGAAGATGAAGATCACATCATAATAGACGTTGATGATGTGTTGGCAAAAGTAGAAGATTAA
- the groL gene encoding chaperonin GroEL (60 kDa chaperone family; promotes refolding of misfolded polypeptides especially under stressful conditions; forms two stacked rings of heptamers to form a barrel-shaped 14mer; ends can be capped by GroES; misfolded proteins enter the barrel where they are refolded when GroES binds), with the protein MAKVLKFGEEARRSLENGVDTVANAVKITLGPKGRNVVLEKSWGSPTITNDGVSIAKEIEVKDKFENLGAQLVKEVASKTNDVAGDGTTTATVLAQAMIKEGLKNVAAGANPMLMKNGINEATKVAVEEVKSMSKKLKGKEDIAHVASISANNKEIGNIIAEAMDKVGEDGVITVEDSKTMDTFVEFTEGMQFDRGYISPYFVTNTDKMEVELKDPYILITDKKITSVKPLVPLLEKTAQAGKPLLIIAEDIEGEALSTLVLNKLRGTLESAAVKAPGFGDRRKAMLQDIAALTGGTVITEDLGLTLENTTIEDLGSAEVVRIGKDDTIIVSGKGDPKDIEERVKQIRAQIEATTSDYEKETLQERLAKLAGGVAVIKVGAATETELKEKKHRIEDALSATRAAVEEGIVAGGGIALLRTKKAVEKVVETLEGDEKIGAVTVFKSLDAPIRQIAKNAGVEGAIIVDKVLSNDSTSYGYDALNNEFVDMFEKGIIDPAKVTRSTLQNASSIASMLLTTEVLVADEPKEEAPAPDMGGAGMGGMPGMY; encoded by the coding sequence ATGGCAAAAGTTTTAAAGTTTGGTGAAGAAGCAAGAAGATCACTTGAAAATGGTGTTGATACTGTAGCAAATGCAGTTAAAATAACTCTTGGACCAAAAGGAAGAAATGTTGTTTTAGAAAAAAGTTGGGGTTCTCCAACTATAACTAATGATGGTGTTTCAATTGCAAAAGAAATTGAAGTAAAAGATAAATTTGAAAATCTTGGTGCTCAACTTGTTAAAGAAGTTGCTTCAAAAACTAATGATGTAGCTGGTGATGGTACAACAACAGCAACAGTTTTAGCTCAAGCTATGATTAAAGAAGGATTAAAAAATGTAGCTGCTGGTGCAAATCCAATGCTCATGAAAAATGGTATTAATGAAGCTACAAAAGTAGCAGTTGAAGAAGTAAAATCAATGAGTAAAAAATTAAAAGGAAAAGAAGACATAGCTCATGTTGCTTCTATTTCAGCAAATAATAAAGAAATTGGAAATATTATTGCAGAAGCTATGGATAAAGTGGGAGAAGATGGAGTTATAACTGTTGAAGATTCAAAAACAATGGATACTTTTGTTGAATTTACAGAAGGTATGCAATTTGATAGAGGATATATTTCTCCATACTTTGTAACTAACACAGATAAAATGGAAGTTGAATTGAAAGATCCATATATTTTAATAACAGATAAAAAAATAACAAGCGTTAAACCATTAGTACCACTTCTAGAAAAAACAGCACAAGCAGGTAAACCATTATTAATAATTGCTGAAGATATTGAAGGTGAAGCACTTTCAACTTTAGTATTAAATAAATTAAGAGGTACTCTTGAATCAGCAGCAGTAAAAGCTCCTGGATTTGGAGATAGAAGAAAAGCTATGCTTCAAGATATTGCAGCTTTAACTGGAGGAACTGTAATTACAGAAGATTTAGGACTTACTCTTGAAAATACAACTATTGAAGATTTAGGTTCTGCAGAAGTTGTAAGAATTGGAAAAGATGATACAATAATTGTTAGTGGAAAAGGTGATCCAAAAGATATTGAAGAAAGAGTAAAACAAATTAGAGCACAAATTGAAGCAACAACATCTGATTATGAAAAAGAAACACTTCAAGAAAGACTTGCTAAACTTGCAGGTGGTGTAGCTGTTATAAAAGTTGGAGCAGCAACAGAAACTGAATTAAAAGAAAAGAAACATAGAATTGAAGATGCACTTTCAGCAACAAGAGCAGCAGTTGAAGAAGGAATTGTTGCAGGTGGTGGAATTGCATTATTAAGAACTAAAAAAGCAGTTGAAAAAGTTGTGGAAACTCTTGAAGGTGATGAAAAAATAGGTGCTGTTACTGTATTTAAGTCTTTAGATGCTCCTATAAGACAAATTGCTAAAAATGCAGGAGTTGAAGGTGCTATAATTGTAGATAAAGTATTATCTAATGACTCAACTTCCTATGGATACGATGCTTTAAATAATGAATTTGTTGATATGTTTGAAAAAGGTATAATTGATCCAGCTAAAGTTACAAGAAGTACACTTCAAAATGCATCTTCAATAGCTTCTATGTTATTAACAACAGAAGTTTTAGTAGCTGATGAACCAAAAGAAGAAGCTCCAGCACCAGATATGGGTGGAGCAGGAATGGGCGGAATGCCAGGAATGTATTAA
- the cobT gene encoding nicotinate-nucleotide--dimethylbenzimidazole phosphoribosyltransferase, translating to MKEQIQKRLDSLTKPQGSLGKLEDIALKMGLIQGRIPKLPRKKAVYVFAGDHGVVEEDVSASPKEVTPQMVLNFLNGGAAINVFSRHTNSDVLVVDAGVNFYFKDNPGLIKKKVGYGTKNFTKERAMSIIEAKKSIEYGREIARHSIVNGVELAAIGDMGIGNTTTATAIACAFGIPLKDIIDIGTVITNEQLNNKKRAVEKAIELHKPFKDSIDVLSKVGSYCFGEMAGFLLECAENKIPVVLDGFPTTAAAMIAYKINPKIKNFIFAGHKSLVKGHSVILKSMELDPILDLNMRLGEGTGAVLSFSLIEAAIKMINEMETFESANVSKKE from the coding sequence ATGAAAGAACAAATTCAAAAAAGGTTAGACAGCTTAACAAAACCTCAAGGAAGTTTGGGAAAATTAGAAGATATTGCTTTAAAAATGGGATTGATTCAAGGAAGAATACCAAAATTACCTAGAAAAAAAGCCGTTTATGTCTTTGCAGGCGATCATGGAGTTGTAGAAGAAGATGTATCAGCTTCTCCAAAAGAAGTAACACCTCAAATGGTATTAAACTTTTTAAATGGTGGAGCAGCAATAAATGTTTTTTCAAGGCATACAAATAGTGATGTTTTAGTTGTTGATGCTGGGGTAAATTTTTATTTTAAAGATAATCCAGGTTTAATAAAGAAAAAAGTAGGATATGGAACTAAAAATTTTACAAAAGAAAGAGCAATGAGTATAATAGAAGCAAAAAAATCTATAGAATACGGTAGAGAAATTGCTAGACATTCAATTGTAAATGGTGTTGAGCTTGCTGCTATTGGTGATATGGGTATTGGAAATACAACAACAGCTACAGCAATAGCTTGTGCTTTTGGTATCCCTTTAAAAGATATAATTGATATAGGTACAGTAATAACAAATGAACAGTTAAACAACAAGAAAAGAGCCGTTGAAAAAGCTATTGAACTTCACAAACCTTTTAAAGACAGTATAGATGTTTTATCAAAGGTTGGAAGTTATTGTTTTGGAGAAATGGCTGGCTTTTTACTTGAATGTGCTGAAAATAAAATCCCAGTTGTTTTAGATGGATTTCCAACAACAGCAGCAGCAATGATTGCCTATAAAATAAATCCTAAAATAAAAAATTTCATATTTGCTGGTCATAAATCTCTTGTAAAAGGTCACTCAGTAATTTTAAAAAGTATGGAATTAGATCCAATTTTAGATTTAAACATGCGACTTGGTGAAGGTACTGGAGCAGTTTTATCTTTTAGTTTAATAGAAGCTGCAATAAAAATGATAAATGAAATGGAAACTTTTGAAAGTGCTAATGTTAGCAAAAAAGAGTAG